ctttagctaccgttactaagttccgtgcccccggatctacccttatatataataaggaattagttaaaccgacgagggctagttttactatctactacccttaactttttatactattcgtacgatttagtacgctcttccttagagtaattacttaactaatatttatcctttttataaatataatattatttcttctattaccctgcccgtaagttaaatctttacttatttaacaaatctgggcctctttactagcgattgctatatctagcctcttttctttttttattatacgtttaatcgacttaatattattaataagggccgttatatacctagaggtaggtttagcgcagtattcttattttaatattaaagctagattttagctttaagtagagcgtctcgtagtctttaggtacttagtatagggtaatctttacttttagtatacgctagactatagtatagagatattcgacttttcgctcgtttatcccctatttagctaagttttcgctagcttatcgattcgatcgataagctctttaaggatctctactcgcaatttactttttattatcttaattataaatacgaaagaaatcgctcgtagcttagataggagctttaagttcttattataagtctcgaagcggctttaaattacgttaattatattaaaaaagtcgttttaatcgaaattacgtaccgctttataatagtaattaaaggctttgcttataagtacgatattaattactaaatagtactagtattccctaattccgactttttcgtaataattataaaatatcgttagggtttcttataaaaccttatacttccccctagagtataatttcttttttaaaaagatctttttaaggtttataaattacttcgtatttattattagatttttaatatttatatacgatccctgcgtcgctacgtattattagtaacttcgggtcgtttacttctttttttattagccgatcggtactgaatttcgtattagtagcggtaacgagttatagattaaaataggcggaattatcgattatcgtacttttagtactatattttaccccggtatatccttttataataataaatttccgttagtaattatagggaggaaatctaggtcgtttaccctttttttaaattcgttaaagtaattatacgctctattaacctatacctagttctatagtacgaattcctcctctataattattactattagtatttcgtatagctcttacgattataattacgctagtaatacccctcgcccgtaaaagaatttattaactacttttataattcctaagcttgcgctcgcgaactatttatctagctaatagctaaggtcgtttataatcttataaaataggggttacccctatagccccttttttttataaaccttagttaaatagattaatactacgttaatttactcgccgttaggctaatccgcgattttatatatctacgtcccctaatagtccgagttaatatttatttatttataagggattaggattctatttaggatcgggtttcgtcctctctttttttaccctaactcgctaagggtcgtgctctaacttatatttatattaataattattagtatatttaatcttaataaggatatatttaatctgcgcgtaagtcgtagtaaatccgtacttttattacttaataaatttattaaggtctaagagattcccgcttcttctcgctatctcgctactactcttatttttattatttttagtaattattactacctttctaaatcgctagctatcgtacttactaagatcttcctttttatttaataaaaaagggtaggttttaatagttctttttaataatagtagcggcagacgtttatattattataagaagatatagtaattagtcttaggatctttattagttaccgatttccgctatcccgtatacttctagcctcttaagcctcgtgctctttataatttctaaatagctttcttagttaatttccgagatccgtaatactcttagcttaatactattaggacctctaaatccccttttccctcgttagaccgtcccctatattatattcttaaataatacccggggggtagttaagggagctataaggaggtcgtttagatcgcgggcttaaggtcgtatttataaaatccttataataatagactttcctatatattatagatctcttagcttaataactcctataaagttaccttcgctactaaataagaatatttatatttagagatccccttttttaattacgtagtactcttttataccgtacttttactaatttaactagttaatttttaattacgggccggctatagaaaagttatttaataaaaaagctacttagggtaatagtaaaaggctaattatttaaatagttccgttaattaatatagtttaatataataaacgtcgacctctcgtaagtaataaagggctacgattacttaattctatatagcatttgagaatcgcctcctttttcgtctacttttataaagttaattaatataaatctcctatcccgtatagtattaagaagtcgtcttttttacgtagcgagataccttaccaatctataataataaagtttaattattaattagtattaatatctttattataaagtagttagttcgaaccgtagttaacgaagagattaattaaactatataaatatctacgtagtaggtataaaaaggaggttctaactataggttaggctggctacgataatcgtaaatagggcccctaattggcccctgcgcagtcggctgtatgctgcggtcgaattggacttctaatccgacagtcTCAGACGGCTACGATGAGCGAGTTGCGCGATAAGACCGTCTCCAGCTCTCAGTTCTCTGAGGACGGCAAGAATACCGATTCCATCACGTGCGCCCCCTACGCTCCCACGCCGAAGAAGGGCTCGTCCACTCGAAAGAAGTGAGTCAGTATTCGAACTTTGCTTGTCTATCCTCGTAGCCTACAGTCACTGCACCGGCTCGGACAAAGTCACGAGATGTGGCATAACACGAGGAAATGAAGGGCACCAACGACTTGACGAATGATGTGAGAGTACGATTGAGATGACGACAATATCACTAGCAGCGAGGCTTGGCAAGACGAATACCAGTACAACCCCGACCTGAGCAACGACTCCTTTATCCTTGGAGAAGGGGTGAGAGATTTGGCTGGGGATGGAGGAACTGGCATATCGAAGGAACAGGGACTGGTCATCACTGGGAATTGTGAACGTTGGCGTTGGATGTTGGTTTGATTGGCTGTACGGAAAACAATGGAACGTAACCCTCGGTCCTGGCACAATTGTAAGATAGTCTATGATGAGCAATTAGGAGAGAGAAAGACAAGAAGACCCAGTTGCTCGTTACTCTGACGTTCTATCACACCGAGTGAGGGGGTGATATGGGACGATGTAATTTGCCAAAAGACTGAAGGAGCTCAACGAGGCCAACTCGAGTGTCAAGCCACCCCTGGGCCTATCATCTAGACCCAACGACTGTGCGGCGGAAATTACTCAGCACAGCAATGAGATCATTGGTTCCCTAAGGCGAAGCGGAAGTTGGAACCATTCAGGCACTTTTTGAATGTGGTAAGACGAAACCAACAGCCGCGGTGCGTggctgtgtgtgtgtgtgtgttgtGTTGGTGAAAAGGAGAGAGCCACAACCGCGCCCAACTGGCCCGTGAGAAGAGCCACCCCCAGTTCCCCCAGTACAAGGCTCTCTCGCACTTTTTCGAACTTGAGTCAAACCCATGGCATGGGAAACCAACGCACGTGAGATTTTCGGAATGCGCCTAGATTGCTAGGATCAATTAAGTTCTGAGTTTGGTGGCAGCCAATGTGATGGTGTCTTGACAGCGGCTGTGCCCGTCTTGCTTCACTTGGGCACTTTTGATGCGTACAATTTCGCTTTTTCAGAGCTGCGATTTGTAATCTGAATAGTTAACTGATATTCAGTTGCTCATAATTACTCTTCTTTCGCTTCTCGCCGGTGGAAATTATTCGGAAAACATTCTTTGTTGTAAATGGCTTCGTCTGTTCTACCCACTTACACTTTTTCAGCAGGAGAGAGGCGCAGCGTGTAAAGACCCCTGTCGAGATATGGCCGGTGTTGGAGGTCGCTTGTTGGTCACTCGGACTTGACGTAGGTTGAATGCAGTGCAGCACGCTTTCGATTCTACATCATTTTCTGACAATCCCGGTTGCTTCCTTTTTTCCCTTCGCTTCTTGCTCTCTCCCCTTTCCTTTCCAACCCCCTGTCAACGGAACACTTTCTCCATACAATGCAAAGTTGACGAATAACGTTGGGTCCCCTTCTCCAGCGGGAAACGCAGCAAACGTGGGCCTGCAACGACCCTTTAGGCAAATGCGAATAACAGGACAACCTGCCGGGACCTGACCAATGTGGTGGTACAGCGGACGTGATGAACGACAGTCTACCCGTTGCCGTTGGGGGCCTTTTTGTGGTTTTGCGAATGAGGTCTCGATATCTGGCCTACCTACCTGGGTAGCCGGATTACGGCCGTTGGAACGCCCAACCGTAGTCTGACTGACTGACTGTCTGTCTGTCTACCCATTCTCTTTACGCTCTTGCTGCTGTTGGTGCTTTTGCTTGGGTGTGGACAACGAACCGGGCCGTTGGATCACAGGGACAAATGTTAATACATATAAGGATGGCCTACGAAGGGGTCTTGCTTGAATATCATGGAAGAAGAAGGTAAGAGTCACCAAGCTCAACTGCTCTGAAGTCTGCTCCAGTCAAGTACAAACACCTATTTAACCATACCGATTTTTGTTTGAGTCCAGTACACCCTTCTTCTCCAGCAGAGCAAATCAAACTCGAATCACATCTCTCAATTATCTTTACCCTACCTTCCCTCGGCTCAAGCCGTCTTCTGACTCTCTCACCCTCACTTTCCACACAATGAGACTTACACGGCCTTCCCGCTTCGAGCGCCTCGGCTCAATACAAATCAACGAGCTACAGCGCGTCATCGAGCTCGACGCCGGCTCAGGACGCAGCACCTCCTCCAGCCTCACCGTCTCGCGGGATGATTTTCTCGCCATCGAGTCGCGCATGGCCATCGTCGTGCTCTGCATGAACGAAGAGTTCCGCACAATCGAGTCCGTCTTCTCGGGCATCCCGCACGACTGCCTCATCGTCCTCGTCTCCAACAGCAACAGGACGCAGGGCGGCTACAACGACCGGTACGAGACGGAGGTCAATATCCTACAAAACTTCTGCCGCGAGGCGGATCGCTTCGCTATCGCGGTGCACCAAAAGGACCCTGGCGTCGCTGATGCGTTTGCGGCGGCGGGGGCTCCTGAGTTGGTGAGCGACGGCGACGGGCTGGTGCATAGTGGTAAAGGGGAGGGGATGCTCGTCGGCATGGCTGTCGCGGCGCTGATGGAGAGGGAGTACGTCGGCTTCGTGGACGCCGATAACTATATCCCCGGTTCCATCAACGAGTACTGCAAGAGTTACGCTGCCGGGTTCCATCTCTCGAGGGCGACGGCGGAATATGCCATGGTCCGGGTGTCGTGGAGCTCCAAGCCCAAGGAGCGGAACGGGCGGTTGATGTTTGATCGGAGGGGACGGAGTTCAAGGGTGGTCAACGAGTGGTTGAATAATCTCCTGCAAGAGTTCTCTGGCTACGGGACGGATTGCATTACGACGGGGAATGCTGGAGAGCACGCCATGACGATGAGTCTTGCGCTGAAGCTGAGGATGGCGAGCGGATTTGCCGTCGAGCCGTATGAGTACCTCTACCTCCTGGAGCAGATGGGCGACTTGgaccatcatcatcatcaccagAACCACATCAACCACCAAAGACTCGACGACGACAATAACAGCGACACGCTCTCAGACGCAAGCAGCCCGATATCTCCGTCGTCAATGTCGCAGCTCCTGTCGCCTCCCGCCTCGCCCGTCAGCcttggcggcggcagcagcagcagccggagcagcagcagaaaCAGCAGCCTCGGCCGCAACCGCAACCGCAGCAACGGCTCGCGGCAGCAACACGCCTCGGTGCAGATCCACCAAATCGAGACGCGGAACCCGCACCTGCACGACAACAAGGGCGATGAGCACGTCAGCGACATGCGCGCGCAGGCGCTGCACATGCTGTACCACTCGCCCATGACGCCGGCGCCGATGAAGGCGGCGCTGCGCAAGTGGATGGAGGACGAGGGGGTGTTGGCGGTTGGGGGGGAGGTGCCGCGGGAGCGGGTGTATCCTGCGCTCGGGGAGCTTGATATGGCGAGGCTCGCGGGGTTGCTGGGCGGGGAGAGTGTGAGGAGGATGGTTGGGGGGTTTCCTTGACCATTCCATTTATTGTATTGTGCCTTTCTTTTCTTGTAGTTCTCTTTTATTTCCTTTGTCTTTACTCTTATAGATACTTAGATTCTCCGTTGAGATAGACATAGCGTTCTGGGGTTTGGTTTTGTTGCAGCTTAGGTCTTTAGCATTAGATAGATATCACCAATGAACAAGAGATACCATTTCGTCTTGACTCTTTGTCTCCAATGTGTTATTGTCTACAACTTTCACGAGTAATGACGACAAGACAGTATAATTCTGACAGAAGTCAAGGACTGTCAAACGGCCGTAGCCGTGCTTCTAGAAGAGGGGGGTCGGTAACTTGCATCGGGTCACCTGCCTTCTGACGGATGCGCTCCGGGTTTCAGTGTGTCGAGAAATTTAGGAAACCCCGTTTAAATCCGGGACACGCTATATTCTTTCTGCGTTATCCTTTCCTGGCAACTGCGGAGGAAACGTGGGGGCCGGCCGCAATGCGGCAATGATCATTGATGATTGACGATTGATGGGATATGCAATGCGGCGCAGCTCCTCCGGTACCTTACGGCCGGGTAGCACAGCTGCCCTCGCACTCGATTATGCACGAAATCCGAGAATCTGCATGGTGGTAGTTTCGCGCGCCGTTACTGTTCGACAACGGCCGCGCCGGGGAAGGGGGGAGGGTTGTTTTCCGGGATATGCAATGCGGGTTGTATGACTTGGGGTTGTTTGGTACGGCGTCCTATTGGTGAGGAGTGAGGAGTGCGGATGGAGTGTCTCACTTTGCCTTGTCTTGGCTTTGTCTTATTTTGGCTTTAGTTTGACTCTGGTCCGACATCTTGCTGCGAGGATTACTTGGGGTCGACTTCTGGGTTTGATGACAGGCTGTCTTGCTGCATATTTGCCGAGAGTTGAGGGAAGAGTTGGAAGAGCATTGGATGTCGAAATTAGACTATCCAGCCGTTTAGTCGAATGCGACTGCCTTCGTCTCAGAGCAGTGTGAGGCCAGAGGTGGTTGACAAGATTCTGATTGAGGTACGAGTGGCCCGGAGATATTTCTATTGTTTGTGTGTAGAGAGGAATTCTGTATTGGTGGTGCTGGGAATAGTCCATTCGCAAAGGTTAAGTCGGATGCTCACTTGCGTTGGTTGCTGGTCTGTGGTTGAGACTGAGATAGCCTCAAGGAAGGGGATGAGTAGGTGGTGATCGCTTCGGGGCTTGTCAAGATTTCTAGGGAGTTTTAGCAGCAAATAAGACATGGGTCAGTTATGTGCTTCTGAAGTTTGTTGTTTGTAAAATCGAAAGAACACCACCGCGATCTCATCTTGATCATTTACTGCAAGGCATCGTTGAAAAAGTTCATTTAATGACTGGATGATGAATCGACGGTTCTAGCCGTATCATCAACCTCACGCCACACTTTGTCCATCTAATCCTTGTAACAGAATTGAGAACGTCTAGAAAAACACGTGAAAAGGCTCCCAACCAGCTCCAGACGACCATCGCCTCATCAAACCTTGACCCAAACCTTCAACCCCATCCCGGCCCTCCTCGTCTTCACCATCTTCGCCGCACACCAAAAACACATACCAGCAAGCAAACAAGACCCCGCATACACCTGCGCACCCACATACCTCCCCCCCTCAGCCTGAATAATCGCCCCAGCAATCGGCGGACCCGTCAACACCGCAAAACTCACAATCGTAAACGTCATACCCATCCGCGTCCCCTGCTTCCTTGGATCGCTCGTCAGCTGGCTCAGTGCCGAAGGGAACAGGCTCTGGATCGCGCTGGCGACGAGGCCGTAGAATGGGGTCCAGACGTAGGGACCTGCTGTCGAGGAGACGGCGACCCAGCAGTACATGAGGATGCTGGAGGCGAGGGACATGGGGATGAGGGTGTTTATGGAGCCGACGCGGTCGGCGATGTAGCCGGGAAGGATGCGGCCTGGTACGCCGACGCCGttgaggacgaggaggaggttgAGGGAGGCGTTGTAGGAGAGGCCTATGATATCGCGGGTGTAGGAGGCTAGGTAGTAGAATGCGAAAAAGACGCCTAAGTAGTTCTGTGATGGGGTGAGTATGGGGCTCTGGGAGACTGAAACCGAGTTGAAGAGGAGGTTATTCGAGACAGCTTACTAGGAAGGACCCAATGGCGTAGAAAGTGTACTCCAACTCTTTGAAAGCAGCCCACTCGACGATGCTCCCGGCTTTCCTGGGCTTGACTCTCGGCTTCAGGAAGATGAAGCTGATGATCAGCGTGCCGGCCTGCACGAACGCGATAGCACGGATGGTCCACCCGAACCCAATACTTGGAAGCAGCTGCCTCACCATGCTAGGATAGATCAACCCGCCCGTCGAGCTGCCAATCGACACGAACCCCAGCGCAAGTGCCCTTTTCTTGTCGAAATAGGTGGACGCCGTCGACAGGGCGGGACAGAAGAGCAAGCCGTTGCCGAGGCCTAGGCAGATACCCTGCGAGAGGAACAATTGCCAGTACTGCGAGCAGAAGGAGGTTGCGAACATGCCTAGGAACACGAAGAGGAAACCGGTGACGAATAGGTGGCGAAAGTAGCCTGCGTCTGTGAGGCGGCCGCTGAAGGTGCtgatgaagaagaggaggaaaaCCTCGAAAGAGCCGATCCAGGCTATGTCTGACGGCGGGCGTCCGAGTAGAGTGGTGTAGTAGGATTGGAAGACGCCGAATGAGTTGACGATGCCCCTGCGATTTGTTAGTTTGGCTGGATGTACACAGCTTATGACGGACTCACCAGGTATTCATAATGACCAGATGGGCGCTGAAGACTGGTGGAAGTTAGCCTCGTGAGCTTAGGGTTCATGGCACGCAGCAACTCACTCGCCATCCATGCGGTGACGCCCCCGTCAGGAGGCGGACCTTGTACAATACTGGACCTGGACGTGGCCCGACTGAGCACCCGGCCCACGATCCCGCTGGCCTCGGCGCCGGCCCCGTGCCCAGCATCCGTGTCCGGGTCCGTGTCCTGCGCCACGATGCCCGGCGGGTCGTCGTCCGATGAAGACGACGGCAGCGCCTTTTCGTCGCTGTTTACGGCTTCCTTCATGCGAGCATTATCGTCGTCATGAGGGCGCGACTCCATCGTCTGCTGTGGCCCTGACTTTTCGACATCATAGGCGATGTGAGGAGGGGAAGAGCTCATGATTTCCCTTTTGCCCTATTCCGGAGAAGCGCGCCAATCGCAATGCCGAGACACGGGTATCGCTCCGATCTCGATAACTTAAGCGGCTTCTTGTACAAACTTTCGCAATGTCGTCATGCTTCAGTTGCCGAATCCATAGAACTCCTGCTAAGCAATGAATAGCCGACGCAAACAGAAGTGCTCGAGAAACATGAAGAATGAAGAGATCAGTAGGGGTGTCGTCGCAGAAGCAAAACTGTTTCAACGGCGCCAAAGCCTCAAGCGCGCCCACCCTAGGCCCTTAATACTTGGAAAGCGACGCTGTTTGCTCGAGTCATGGCGGCGCTGAAGCGACACTATCGATCACACCTAAATGACTACCCACCCCCGGCGCCGACCCCGGCCGCGGGCAAGCTGCATTCTGGCCGGGTGTTGGAGAACAAGGAAAGCAATCCACTTTGAAACACACGCAATCCGGGGGGCGGTAAAGTGGGTGGAGACGAGTTGACAAGCCCTTTTGCAGCTGTCAAAGAGAATTGTCGAGTATCACTCCATATTGTCCGTACGTATGGGTATGCGGTTTGTACTTGTTTGCGATTGTGAATGCGACTGCGACTGGAAATCATTGCCCGGGGGGCTCGGGGAGGCGTAGGCGAGCTGCTGAACATATCGAATAAAGACATCGGGACGTCAATCCGCCCGCTAGTGTGGGTAAGGTGGGATAAAATCGGCGAAACGGCCTGGCTGCTTTGGTGGCCCCATCGAGATCAACGCTTGTCACCGGCCGGTTCCGGCTTTGGCTGCTTGCTGATCGGAGCTGGACCGCTCCGAGGCATCTCCAACTTCGGAGATGGGCCCCAAACGAAACGTGATGGACAATGATTTATCGAGATTCTTGGTGTGAGAGGCAGCAGGGAAGAGGGCTGCTCTGTTGGCGAAGTAGTTGATAGGGTGCGTGCGTGGATGGAAGAGAGAAGCTTTCTGGCCTGCCCTGTCCTGGAAGTGGAGGTGAAGGTGTGCCGTTGGCATCAGCCACAGCCCGGTGTACACGCGGACCAAATCCGGTGCCCAGCCACATTTGGCGACTTCGACTCTACGGCTTCACACGGAGAACTTACAACTCACCACAACATTCACCCCCCGATCTGGGAAAATAAGAGAGTCTGACTTCATATCGCCCAGACCTGACGTCAGAAACTTCGGCATTCCTCTCTAATCGACCGCCTCTTTTTGACCACAACTCCGGTTCAATAAAGATGCAGACACttttagtaaaaacgagctcGCGCTTAACACTATAGTATCTTTACCTATACTTTCACCACTGCCTCCACTGCTACTGCCATTCCTCTTCtaatcttccttatcttAGTAGTTCATCCTCTATGTATTCCCTACAGAATACACACAAAGGCTCGGACGTTGAAGAATAGGCCAGGGTTAAAACACACCGTTCTGTAAGTTGCTCGAGGTATACGCTTCCGACTCATTCCGCTGACTCACACCAGGGTCGCAAACGCAACTCGACGCCTTAAGAACGTCAAGAGAGCCGACATCACTGgcgataatataaagctcCTCCCACAGGTCGATCCCGACAATGTGCTTGACCTAGAGGGTTTTCCAGCCACTCTGGGCGACTTTTGGTCGATGGACGGTATGTAACATGTTTGACTCAGATGCCTAGGGCtcggtactaatactatacaGAACGCGACATTCGCCAGCTCGCCACGAACCTTGGAATGGAGTCGGACAAGGTCGCATACCCCAAGCTCATGCACCAAGCGTTTGAGCGGATTGCCGGGGCTTCTTACTGAAGTCATGACATAGACGACAACTCCCGCTCCTGGCGGTCGAGtaaccccccccccggcCCCCCAAACAATT
The Colletotrichum lupini chromosome 6, complete sequence DNA segment above includes these coding regions:
- a CDS encoding major facilitator superfamily transporter yields the protein MKVEVAKCGWAPDLVRVYTGLWLMPTAHLHLHFQDRAGQKASLFHPRTHPINYFANRAALFPAASHTKNLDKSLSITFRLGPISEVGDASERSSSDQQAAKAGTGRGRIDVPMSLFDMFSSSPTPPRAPRAMISSRSRIHNRKQVQTAYPYVRTIWSDTRQFSLTAAKGLVNSSPPTLPPPGLRVFQSGLLSLFSNTRPECSLPAAGVGAGGGVAFQFCFCDDTPTDLFILHVSRALLFASAIHCLAGVLWIRQLKHDDIAKGKREIMSSSPPHIAYDVEKSGPQQTMESRPHDDDNARMKEAVNSDEKALPSSSSDDDPPGIVAQDTDPDTDAGHGAGAEASGIVGRVLSRATSRSSIVQGPPPDGGVTAWMAIFSAHLVIMNTWGIVNSFGVFQSYYTTLLGRPPSDIAWIGSFEVFLLFFISTFSGRLTDAGYFRHLFVTGFLFVFLGMFATSFCSQYWQLFLSQGICLGLGNGLLFCPALSTASTYFDKKRALALGFVSIGSSTGGLIYPSMVRQLLPSIGFGWTIRAIAFVQAGTLIISFIFLKPRVKPRKAGSIVEWAAFKELEYTFYAIGSFLNYLGVFFAFYYLASYTRDIIGLSYNASLNLLLVLNGVGVPGRILPGYIADRVGSINTLIPMSLASSILMYCWVAVSSTAGPYVWTPFYGLVASAIQSLFPSALSQLTSDPRKQGTRMGMTFTIVSFAVLTGPPIAGAIIQAEGGRYVGAQVYAGSCLLAGMCFWCAAKMVKTRRAGMGLKVWVKTFSILLQGLDGQKILTSPEAITTYSSPSLRLSQSQPQTSNQRKIPLYTQTIEISPGHSYLNQNLVNHLWPHTALRRRQSHSTKRLDSLISTSNALPTLPSTLGKYAARQPVIKPRSRPQVILAARCRTRDAVPNNPKSYNPHCISRKTTLPPSPARPLSNSNGARNYHHADSRISCIIECEGSCATRP
- a CDS encoding mannosyl-3-phosphoglycerate synthase, producing MRLTRPSRFERLGSIQINELQRVIELDAGSGRSTSSSLTVSRDDFLAIESRMAIVVLCMNEEFRTIESVFSGIPHDCLIVLVSNSNRTQGGYNDRYETEVNILQNFCREADRFAIAVHQKDPGVADAFAAAGAPELVSDGDGLVHSGKGEGMLVGMAVAALMEREYVGFVDADNYIPGSINEYCKSYAAGFHLSRATAEYAMVRVSWSSKPKERNGRLMFDRRGRSSRVVNEWLNNLLQEFSGYGTDCITTGNAGEHAMTMSLALKLRMASGFAVEPYEYLYLLEQMGDLDHHHHHQNHINHQRLDDDNNSDTLSDASSPISPSSMSQLLSPPASPVSLGGGSSSSRSSSRNSSLGRNRNRSNGSRQQHASVQIHQIETRNPHLHDNKGDEHVSDMRAQALHMLYHSPMTPAPMKAALRKWMEDEGVLAVGGEVPRERVYPALGELDMARLAGLLGGESVRRMVGGFP